A window of the Equus asinus isolate D_3611 breed Donkey chromosome 20, EquAss-T2T_v2, whole genome shotgun sequence genome harbors these coding sequences:
- the LOC106830386 gene encoding olfactory receptor 52H1-like, with product MIIFNVSNYNPATFILVGMPGLEQAHVWIGIPFCTIYIVAIVGNCILLLIMVERSLHELMFFFLSVLAMTDLILSTACVPKTLSIFGFGAREIIFPGCLTQMFFHHYSFDLDSAILMTMAFDRYVAICSPLRYTTILTPKTIIKIFMGISFRSFCIVLPHVFLLTRLPFCRTRIIPHTYCEHIGVARLACADISVNIWYGFCVPIIMVISDVILIAVSYTLILCAVFRLPSREAHQKALGTCGSHVCVILIFYTPAFFSILAHCFGHNVSCTFHIMFANLYIVIPPALNPIVYGVKTKQIRDKVIDLFSTKGTE from the coding sequence ATGATCATTTTCAACGTGAGCAATTACAACCCAGCAACCTTCATTCTGGTGGGGATGCCAGGCCTGGAGCAAGCCCACGTGTGGATTGGGATTCCCTTCTGTACCATCTATATTGTGGCCATTGTGGGAAACTGCATCCTTCTTCTCATCATGGTGGAGCGTAGCCTTCATGAACTTATGTTCTTCTTTCTGTCAGTGCTGGCCATGACGGACCTCATCTTGTCCACAGCCTGTGTTCCTAAAACACTCAGTATCTTTGGGTTTGGGGCTCGAGAAATCATATTCCCAGGGTGCCTTACACAAATGTTCTTCCACCATTATAGTTTTGACTTGGATTCAGCCATCCTGATGACTATGGCGTTTGACCGCTACGTGGCTATTTGTTCTCCCTTGAGATATACCACTATCTTGACCCCCAAGACCATCATCAAGATTTTTATGGGCATCTCCTTTCGAAGCTTCTGCATTGTGCTGCCACATGTATTCTTGCTCACACGTCTGCCTTTCTGCAGGACACGCATCATACCCCACACATACTGTGAACACATAGGCGTTGCCCGGCTGGCCTGTGCTGATATCTCCGTCAACATCTGGTATGGTTTTTGTGTTCCCATCATAATGGTCATCTCAGATGTTATTCTCATTGCTGTTTCTTACACTCTCATCCTCTGTGCTGTCTTTCGCCTTCCCTCCAGAGAGGCCCACCAGAAGGCCCTTGGCACCTGTGGTTCCCATGTATGTGTCATCCTCATATTTTATACACCTGCTTTTTTCTCCATCCTTGCCCATTGCTTTGGACACAATGTCTCCTGCACTTTCCACATCATGTTTGCCAACCTCTATATTGTTATCCCACCTGCACTCAACCCCATTGTCTATGGAGTGAAGACCAAACAGATCAGAGATAAGGTCATAGATTTGTTTTCTACCAAGGGTACGGAATGA
- the LOC106830176 gene encoding olfactory receptor 52H1-like: MATLNFTSFNPGSFILVGIPGLERFHIWIGIPFFAIYLMALAGNGVLLYLITVDSSLHEPMFFFLSMLASADLILCTTCVPKTLGIFWLNAQEITFPGCLTQLFFLHFSFFLDSAILLGMAFDRYVAICSPLRYTSILTPKRIVRIIVGIAGRSFSVILPVVFLVKRLPFCRTRIILHTYCEHIGVARLACADISINIWYGFAVPVMTIISDLILIGISYTLILRAVFHLPSRDARQKALSTCGSHVSVILIFYTPAIFSVLAHRFGHNISHTFHILFANLYVAIPPALNPIIYGVKTKQIREKVIFLFFPKGMQ; this comes from the coding sequence ATGGCCACATTAAATTTTACCAGTTTCAATCCAGGCTCCTTCATTTTGGTGGGGATCCCAGGGCTGGAGCGCTTCCACATCTGGATTGGCATTCCTTTCTTCGCTATCTACCTTATGGCCCTTGCAGGTAATGGTGTCCTTCTCTACCTCATCACTGTGGACAGCAGCCTCCATGAACCCATGTTCTTCTTCCTCTCAATGTTGGCCTCTGCAGACCTCATCTTATGCACCACGTGTGTCCCCAAAACACTTGGCATCTTCTGGTTGAATGCTCAGGAAATCACATTTCCTGGCTGTCTCACCCAGTTGTTCTTTCTCCACTTCAGCTTTTTCCTGGACTCAGCCATCTTATTGGGCATGGCATTTGATCGTTACGTGGCCATTTGCTCCCCTTTGAGATACACGAGCATCTTGACACCTAAGAGAATTGTCAGGATCATTGTGGGcattgctggtcggagctttagTGTTATTTTGCCTGTTGTTTTCCTGGTGAAGCGTTTGCCTTTCTGCAGGACACGTATCATCCTTCATACATACTGTGAGCATATAGGGGTGGCCCGGCTTGCCTGTGCTGATATTTCCATCAATATCTGGTATGGCTTTGCTGTGCCTGTAATGACTATTATCTCAGACCTGATCCTCATTGGTATTTCCTACACTCTCATCCTTCGTGCTGTTTTCCACCTTCCATCCAGAGATGCCCGCCAGAAAGCCCTCAGCACCTGTGGTTCTCATGTCAGTGTCATTCTCATATTCTACACACCAGCCATATTCTCTGTCCTTGCTCACCGCTTCGGCCACAATATCTCTCACACTTTTCACATTTTGTTTGCCAACCTCTATGTGGCAATCCCTCCTGCACTCAATCCCATCATTTATGGTGTGAAAACAAAGCAGATCAGGGAGAAGGTcatctttctgttctttcctaAAGGGATGCAGTGA
- the OR52B6 gene encoding olfactory receptor 52B6, with amino-acid sequence MAQVRALKEIMALLSANSTAAVNSSDTRMAGCLLIGIPGLEHLHIWLSIPFCTVYVAALAGNSILICVILSQPSLHEPMYIFLSMLASADVLLSTSTMPKALANFWLGSSHISFDGCLTQMFFIHFLFVADSAVLLAMAFDRYVAICSPLQYAIILTNTVIGKIIAATLIRSFIIMFPSIFLLKCLHYCQINIITHTFCEHMGIARLSCSDISINVWYGLAAALLSTGLDIILIAVSYIHILRAVFHLPSRDARSKALSTCSSHVCVILVFYIPALFSVFAYRFGERRIPRYVHILLANLYVVVPPMLNPIIYGMRTQQILEGAKQMFSNLAKKSR; translated from the coding sequence ATGGCACAGGTAAGGGCTCTGAAGGAAATCATGGCCCTTTTATCTGCTAACAGCACAGCTGCTGTGAACAGCTCTGACACTCGCATGGCAGGCTGCTTGCTCATTGGCATCCCTGGGCTGGAGCACCTACACATCTGGCTCTCCATCCCCTTCTGCACCGTGTATGTAGCTGCCCTGGCAGGCAACAGCATTTTAATTTGCGTCATCCTTTCTCAGCCAAGCCTGCATGAGCCCATGTACATATTCCTGTCCATGTTGGCCAGTGCTGATGTCTTGCTCTCCACTTCCACCATGCCGAAAGCACTAGCCAACTTCTGGCTTGGTTCTAGTCACATTTCCTTTGATGGCTGCCTCACCCAGATGTTCTTCATCCACTTCCTCTTTGTGGCTGACTCTGCAGTCCTGCTAGCCATGGCCtttgatcgctatgtggccatctgctcTCCTCTGCAATATGCTATAATCCTCACAAACACGGTCATTGGGAAGATCATTGCTGCCACCCTGATCCGCAGCTTCATCATCATGTTTCCATCCAtctttcttctcaagtgcctGCACTATTGCCAGATCAACATCATCACACATACATTTTGTGAGCACATGGGCATTGCCCGACTGTCCTGTTCTGATATCTCCATCAATGTCTGGTATGGGTTGGCAGCTGCACTCCTCTCCACAGGCCTGGACATCATCCTTATTGCTGTTTCCTATATTCACATTCTCCGAGCTGTCTTCCACCTCCCTTCTCGAGATGCCCGGTCCAAGGCCCTGAGCACCTGCAGCTCCCACGTCTGTGTCATCCTAGTTTTTTACATCCCTGCCCTCTTTTCTGTCTTTGCCTACAGGTTTGGTGAGAGACGCATCCCACGCTATGTCCATATCCTCCTGGCCAACCTCTATGTGGTCGTCCCACCTATGCTCAATCCCATTATTTATGGAATGAGGACCCAGCAGATTTTGGAAGGGGCTAAACAGATGTTTTCAAATCTTGCTAAGAAATCCAGATAA